A genomic window from Rosettibacter firmus includes:
- the ribH gene encoding 6,7-dimethyl-8-ribityllumazine synthase, with protein MAEVIQGYLNAKGKKFAIVVSRFNELISNQLLNGADDCLIRHGADEKDIKVYWVPGSFEIPLIAKKIALTKKFDAVICLGAVIRGDTPHFEYIAAEVSKGIANVGLETGIPVIFGIITSDNMEQALERAGVKAGNKGWDAALTAIEMSDLINKI; from the coding sequence ATGGCTGAAGTAATTCAAGGTTATCTTAATGCTAAAGGAAAAAAGTTTGCAATTGTAGTATCACGATTTAACGAATTAATCTCCAATCAACTTTTAAATGGTGCAGATGATTGTTTAATTCGACACGGTGCAGATGAGAAAGATATAAAAGTATACTGGGTACCTGGTTCATTTGAAATTCCATTAATAGCAAAAAAAATTGCACTCACAAAAAAATTTGATGCAGTGATTTGTCTTGGTGCAGTTATCCGGGGCGATACACCACACTTTGAATATATTGCTGCAGAAGTTTCTAAAGGCATTGCTAATGTAGGTCTGGAAACTGGTATTCCAGTAATCTTTGGAATTATTACTTCTGATAATATGGAACAAGCATTAGAAAGAGCTGGTGTTAAAGCTGGCAATAAAGGCTGGGATGCTGCTCTTACTGCTATTGAAATGAGTGATTTAATTAACAAAATTTAA
- a CDS encoding bifunctional 3,4-dihydroxy-2-butanone-4-phosphate synthase/GTP cyclohydrolase II: MEEYNIETIKNAIKRFRNGEMIIVVDDENRENEGDLIMAAEFITPEAVNFITKEARGILCVAITPERAQELELQMMVKENTSLHQTPFTVSIDYIHGTTTGTSAFDRAKTIKAITDKNAKPEDFAKPGHIFPLVAKKGGVLKRAGHTEAAVDLAKLAGLYPAGVLCEILDSDGTMCRGENLQKFAHKHNLCIITIADLIEYRRRKEKLVREVVSVNLPSKYGEFKLHLYENILDPSENAIALVKGKIDDGEPVLVRVHSECLTGDVFGSLRCDCGDQLTTALQMIEKEGRGVLLYMRQEGRGIGLVNKLFAYSMQEKGKDTVEANEALGFKADLRDYGIGAQILKDLGISKIRLLTNNPKKIIGLKGYDLEIVERVPIEIPPNKINIKYLKTKKEKLGHLFNENTLKNILPE; encoded by the coding sequence ATGGAAGAATATAACATAGAGACAATCAAAAATGCGATTAAAAGATTTCGCAATGGAGAAATGATTATAGTTGTTGATGATGAAAATCGCGAAAACGAAGGCGACTTAATAATGGCTGCTGAATTTATAACTCCAGAAGCTGTAAACTTCATTACAAAAGAAGCAAGAGGAATTTTGTGTGTTGCAATAACTCCAGAACGTGCACAGGAATTAGAACTTCAAATGATGGTTAAAGAAAATACTTCGTTGCATCAAACTCCTTTTACTGTATCTATCGACTATATTCACGGAACCACAACAGGAACATCTGCTTTCGATAGAGCTAAAACTATAAAAGCAATTACAGATAAAAATGCTAAGCCAGAAGACTTTGCGAAACCAGGACATATTTTCCCGCTGGTGGCAAAAAAAGGTGGAGTATTAAAAAGAGCAGGTCATACAGAAGCTGCCGTTGATTTAGCAAAATTAGCAGGATTATATCCAGCTGGAGTTTTATGTGAAATTTTAGATAGTGATGGAACTATGTGTCGTGGAGAAAATCTCCAGAAGTTTGCTCATAAACATAATTTATGTATAATCACTATTGCAGATTTAATTGAATATAGAAGAAGAAAAGAAAAATTAGTTAGAGAAGTTGTAAGTGTTAATCTCCCTTCTAAATATGGTGAATTCAAACTTCATCTTTACGAAAACATTTTAGATCCATCTGAAAATGCTATTGCACTTGTTAAAGGAAAAATTGATGATGGAGAACCTGTGCTTGTTAGAGTCCACTCAGAATGTTTAACTGGAGATGTATTTGGTTCACTTAGATGTGATTGTGGAGATCAATTAACTACTGCTCTTCAGATGATTGAAAAAGAAGGTAGAGGTGTTCTTCTTTACATGCGACAGGAAGGTAGAGGAATTGGACTTGTTAATAAATTATTCGCATACTCAATGCAAGAAAAAGGGAAAGACACAGTAGAAGCTAACGAAGCACTTGGTTTTAAAGCTGATTTAAGGGACTATGGAATTGGTGCTCAGATCTTAAAAGATCTCGGAATTTCTAAAATTAGATTGCTTACAAATAATCCTAAAAAAATTATTGGTCTTAAAGGTTATGATCTCGAAATAGTTGAAAGAGTACCGATTGAAATTCCACCAAACAAAATCAATATTAAATATCTCAAAACAAAAAAAGAAAAACTTGGTCATTTATTTAATGAAAATACCTTAAAAAATATTTTACCAGAATAA